The following are encoded in a window of Streptomyces sp. SAT1 genomic DNA:
- a CDS encoding Lrp/AsnC family transcriptional regulator: MAIDHLDGRIIVLLAREPRIGVLEMSRRLGVARGTAQARLDRLRSGGVIRGFGPEVDPAALGYPVTAFATLQIRQGQGAGVRAHLATVPEVLELHTTTGTGDMLCRLVARSNADLQRVIDRVVGIEGIVRASTAIVMENPVPMRIIPLVEQAAEE, from the coding sequence ATGGCGATCGATCATCTGGACGGCCGCATCATCGTGCTGCTGGCGCGCGAGCCGCGGATCGGTGTGCTGGAGATGTCCCGGCGGCTGGGGGTGGCGCGCGGGACGGCGCAGGCCCGGCTCGACCGGCTCCGCTCGGGCGGCGTCATCCGCGGCTTCGGTCCCGAGGTGGATCCGGCGGCGCTCGGCTATCCGGTCACCGCCTTCGCCACGCTCCAGATCCGGCAGGGGCAGGGCGCGGGGGTGCGGGCGCATCTGGCGACCGTGCCGGAGGTGCTGGAGCTGCACACCACCACCGGCACCGGCGACATGCTGTGCCGTCTCGTGGCCCGCTCCAACGCCGACCTCCAGCGGGTGATCGACCGGGTGGTGGGCATCGAGGGCATCGTCCGCGCCTCCACGGCGATCGTGATGGAGAACCCGGTGCCGATGCGGATCATCCCGCTGGTGGAGCAGGCGGCGGAGGAGTGA
- a CDS encoding IclR family transcriptional regulator, giving the protein MTAETSQTLDRGLRVLKLLADTDHGLTVTELSQRLGVNRTVVYRLLATLEQHALVRRDLGGRARVGLGVLRLGRQVHPLVREAALPALRSLAEDIGATAHLTLVDGAEALAVAVVEPTWTDYHVAYRAGFRHSLERGAAGKAILTARRQPSAEPGYILTHGELEAGACGAAAPLLGVTGVEGSVGVVMLADAVPERVGPRVVDAAREVAEALR; this is encoded by the coding sequence GTGACCGCGGAGACATCCCAGACGCTCGACCGGGGACTGCGGGTCCTCAAACTGCTGGCCGACACGGACCACGGACTGACCGTCACCGAGCTGTCCCAGAGACTGGGCGTGAACCGGACCGTCGTCTACCGCCTGCTCGCCACTCTCGAACAGCACGCGCTGGTCCGCCGCGACCTGGGCGGCCGGGCCCGGGTCGGGCTCGGGGTGCTGCGGCTGGGCCGCCAGGTGCACCCGCTGGTGCGCGAGGCGGCACTGCCCGCGCTGCGGTCGCTGGCCGAGGACATCGGGGCGACCGCGCATCTGACGCTGGTGGACGGCGCGGAGGCGCTCGCGGTCGCCGTGGTCGAGCCGACCTGGACCGACTACCACGTGGCCTACCGGGCCGGTTTCCGCCACTCCCTGGAGCGGGGCGCCGCGGGCAAGGCGATACTGACCGCCCGCCGCCAGCCGTCGGCCGAACCCGGCTACATCCTCACCCACGGCGAACTGGAGGCGGGCGCCTGCGGTGCCGCCGCGCCGCTGCTCGGGGTGACCGGCGTCGAGGGCAGTGTGGGGGTGGTGATGCTCGCCGACGCGGTGCCCGAGCGGGTGGGGCCGCGGGTGGTGGACGCGGCCCGTGAGGTGGCCGAGGCACTCAGATGA
- a CDS encoding RDD family protein, producing the protein MSTEPPPPGSEPPAGSGPPPPGSGNPYSGGGNPYSGGGGPYEGGGAHEGGGPYGGGGGPYGGAGGPYGGGPYGGDPYGGGPPPGGPLAGMPPLAESGRRTLARIIDLVLVGIVTWVITWALRVNETTMNADQVEVGTSIAQSVVGVVLYVAYDTFMISRSGQTLGKKWLGMRVANLSDGSTPSAATALGRSAVLWVPFWFCCACVWLAVCGGWSYFDRPYKQGLHDKAAKTVVVGTDR; encoded by the coding sequence ATGAGCACCGAACCGCCGCCCCCCGGCTCCGAACCGCCCGCGGGCTCCGGACCCCCGCCCCCGGGAAGCGGCAACCCGTACAGCGGCGGCGGCAATCCGTACAGCGGGGGAGGCGGCCCGTACGAGGGCGGCGGCGCCCACGAGGGCGGCGGCCCCTACGGTGGCGGAGGCGGCCCGTACGGCGGTGCCGGCGGGCCGTACGGCGGTGGGCCCTACGGCGGCGATCCGTACGGCGGTGGCCCGCCCCCCGGAGGCCCGCTCGCGGGGATGCCGCCGCTGGCGGAGAGCGGCAGGCGCACCCTCGCCCGGATCATCGACCTGGTCCTGGTCGGCATCGTCACCTGGGTGATCACCTGGGCGCTGCGCGTCAACGAGACGACGATGAACGCCGATCAGGTCGAGGTCGGTACGTCCATCGCGCAGTCGGTCGTCGGCGTCGTGCTCTACGTCGCCTACGACACCTTCATGATTTCCCGGTCGGGGCAGACGCTGGGCAAGAAGTGGCTGGGCATGCGGGTGGCGAACCTGAGCGACGGGTCGACGCCGTCCGCGGCCACCGCGCTGGGGCGCTCGGCGGTGCTCTGGGTGCCGTTCTGGTTCTGCTGCGCCTGCGTCTGGCTCGCGGTGTGCGGTGGCTGGAGCTACTTCGACCGGCCCTACAAGCAGGGCCTGCACGACAAGGCGGCCAAGACGGTGGTGGTCGGCACGGACCGGTGA
- a CDS encoding tetratricopeptide repeat protein, which produces MEKPAWTPEPAPAPDRTPEPGPAPDRTPEPASDSAMRPARGGRPTRRTAARILVALAVLGGAAGAVLLARPAERSAVRPATPGAPGEARTARLAGALDAVTAGVPAALPALTELIADRERRVRAHPGDARAWAVLGAAYVERARRTADPGGFPAAERALRTSLRLSPEHNADATAALAALALGRRDFPTARTWAQQALASAPGRGAAYALLIAACTGTGDHKAVGRYLEQLLKADHSPAARARAAAVYRDRGWREDAAAQLTDAVAAATGPAERAAYLEQSGRYAWERGDLDEAQRSFTAALRLDPARRDALAGRARTLVSLGRSEEAVAAYRRALGDRPRPEHLLELGELYESLGQDGPAGAQFERVRERAGQEQAAGVDTALVLGRLEADHGDPEEAVRGLREEWRRQPGTAVADALGWALHRAGQDQEALEFATTATEEAQGGGVRDALYEFHRGAVEVELGLSGPARRHLEQALRTAPAFSPLWAPEAGRALAELGEPVPAEAPAGIEVAADATG; this is translated from the coding sequence ATGGAGAAGCCTGCATGGACCCCGGAACCCGCCCCGGCCCCGGACCGGACCCCGGAACCCGGACCGGCCCCGGACCGGACCCCGGAACCGGCCTCGGACTCGGCCATGCGCCCGGCGCGCGGGGGACGCCCGACGCGCCGGACGGCGGCGCGGATCCTCGTCGCGCTGGCCGTGCTGGGCGGTGCGGCGGGCGCGGTCCTGCTCGCGCGGCCCGCTGAGCGCTCCGCGGTGCGCCCGGCCACGCCCGGGGCGCCGGGCGAGGCGCGGACGGCCCGCCTGGCGGGGGCGCTGGACGCGGTCACGGCCGGGGTCCCGGCCGCACTGCCCGCTCTGACGGAGCTGATCGCCGACCGGGAGCGGCGGGTGCGGGCGCACCCGGGGGACGCGCGGGCGTGGGCGGTGCTGGGTGCGGCGTACGTCGAGCGGGCGCGGCGCACGGCGGACCCGGGCGGCTTCCCGGCGGCCGAGCGGGCGCTGCGCACTTCGCTGCGGCTGAGCCCGGAGCACAACGCGGACGCGACAGCCGCCCTGGCGGCGCTGGCCCTTGGGCGGCGGGACTTCCCCACGGCGCGCACCTGGGCCCAGCAGGCGCTCGCGTCGGCGCCGGGGCGCGGGGCGGCGTACGCGCTGCTCATCGCCGCCTGCACCGGGACCGGTGACCACAAGGCCGTCGGCCGCTATCTGGAGCAGTTGCTGAAGGCGGACCACTCCCCCGCCGCGCGGGCGCGGGCCGCGGCCGTCTACCGGGACCGCGGCTGGCGCGAGGACGCGGCGGCCCAGCTCACGGACGCGGTGGCGGCCGCGACCGGACCGGCGGAACGGGCCGCGTACCTGGAGCAGTCCGGGCGCTACGCCTGGGAGCGCGGCGATCTCGACGAGGCACAGCGCTCCTTCACGGCGGCGCTGCGCCTGGACCCGGCCCGGCGGGACGCCCTGGCGGGGCGGGCCCGGACGCTGGTCTCGCTGGGCCGGTCCGAGGAGGCCGTGGCCGCCTACCGGCGGGCGCTGGGCGACCGGCCGCGCCCGGAACACCTGCTGGAACTGGGCGAGCTGTACGAGTCGCTGGGGCAGGACGGACCGGCCGGGGCGCAGTTCGAGCGGGTGCGGGAGCGGGCCGGGCAGGAGCAGGCGGCCGGGGTGGACACCGCGCTGGTCCTCGGGCGGCTGGAGGCGGACCACGGGGACCCCGAGGAGGCGGTGCGCGGGCTGCGCGAGGAGTGGCGGCGCCAGCCGGGCACGGCGGTGGCCGACGCGCTGGGCTGGGCGCTGCACCGGGCGGGGCAGGACCAGGAGGCGCTGGAGTTCGCGACGACGGCGACGGAGGAGGCGCAAGGCGGCGGGGTGCGCGACGCGCTGTACGAGTTCCACCGGGGGGCGGTCGAGGTGGAGCTGGGGCTGAGCGGACCGGCCCGCCGCCATCTGGAGCAGGCGCTGCGCACCGCCCCGGCCTTCTCCCCGCTCTGGGCGCCGGAGGCCGGCCGGGCGCTGGCGGAACTGGGCGAGCCGGTGCCGGCGGAGGCGCCCGCGGGGATCGAGGTGGCGGCGGACGCCACCGGATAG
- a CDS encoding SsgA family sporulation/cell division regulator, with translation MRHTVVERELELRLILSPERGIPVPARLSYRTADPYAVHIDFHVDSGQPVHWAFARDLLVEGVFRPCGHGDVRVWPSKTEGRSVVLMALSSPSGTALLEAPSAQVSSWLERTLRVVPPGSEGEQLGIDAGLAGLLAQ, from the coding sequence ATGCGACACACCGTGGTGGAACGTGAACTGGAGCTGAGGCTGATCCTGTCGCCCGAGCGGGGGATCCCCGTACCGGCCCGGCTCTCCTACCGCACCGCCGACCCGTACGCCGTGCACATCGACTTCCATGTCGACTCCGGTCAGCCGGTGCACTGGGCGTTCGCCCGGGATCTGCTGGTGGAGGGGGTGTTCCGGCCGTGCGGCCACGGCGACGTACGGGTGTGGCCGTCGAAGACGGAGGGCCGCAGCGTGGTGCTGATGGCGCTCAGCTCGCCGTCCGGTACGGCGCTGCTGGAGGCACCTTCCGCGCAGGTGTCGTCCTGGCTGGAGCGCACCCTGCGGGTGGTGCCGCCGGGCAGCGAGGGCGAGCAGCTCGGCATCGACGCGGGGCTGGCCGGACTGCTCGCTCAGTGA
- a CDS encoding FAD-binding oxidoreductase — MIMSRIQAAPDAVEANLTDRLLAGLPAEAVLTDPDVTAAYAQDMASFCPSGAPAVVVLPRTVEQVQHVMRTATELRVPVVPQGARTGLSGAANASDGCIVLSLTKMDRILEINPVDRIAVVEPGVVNATLSRAVNEHGLSYPPDPSSWEMCTIGGNIGTASGGLCCVKYGVTAEYVLGLDVVLADGRLLSTGRRTAKGVAGYDLTRLFVGSEGSLGIVVRAVLALKPQPPQQLVLAAEFSSASAACDAVCRIMEGGHVPSLLELMDRTTVKAVNDLARMGLPETTEALLLAAFDTPDPAADLAAVAALCEAAGATQVVPADDAAESELLLQARRMSLTALEAVKGTTMIDDVCVPRSRLGEMLDGVERIAAKYGLTIGVCAHAGDGNTHPTVCFDAQDPEESRRARESFDEIMALGLRLGGTITGEHGVGVLKKEWLAREIGPVGVEMQRAVKQVFDPLNLLNPGKLF; from the coding sequence GTGATCATGAGCCGTATCCAAGCCGCACCCGACGCAGTGGAGGCCAACCTCACCGACCGGCTCCTCGCGGGCCTGCCGGCCGAGGCGGTCCTCACCGATCCCGACGTCACCGCCGCCTACGCCCAGGACATGGCGAGCTTCTGCCCGTCCGGCGCCCCGGCCGTGGTCGTCCTGCCGCGCACCGTGGAACAGGTCCAGCACGTCATGCGGACCGCCACCGAGCTGCGCGTCCCGGTCGTCCCGCAGGGCGCCCGCACCGGCCTGTCCGGCGCGGCCAACGCCTCTGACGGCTGCATCGTCCTCTCCCTGACCAAGATGGACCGCATCCTGGAGATCAACCCCGTCGACCGGATCGCGGTCGTTGAGCCCGGCGTCGTCAACGCCACCCTCTCCCGCGCGGTCAACGAACACGGCCTGTCCTACCCGCCGGACCCCTCCAGCTGGGAGATGTGCACCATCGGCGGCAACATCGGCACCGCCTCCGGCGGCCTGTGCTGCGTGAAGTACGGGGTCACCGCCGAGTACGTCCTCGGCCTGGACGTGGTGCTCGCCGACGGCCGCCTGCTGTCCACCGGCCGCCGCACCGCCAAGGGCGTCGCCGGGTACGACCTCACCCGGCTCTTCGTCGGCTCCGAGGGCTCGCTCGGCATCGTCGTGCGGGCCGTCCTCGCGCTCAAGCCGCAGCCGCCGCAGCAACTCGTGCTGGCCGCCGAGTTCTCCTCCGCGAGTGCCGCCTGCGACGCGGTGTGCCGGATCATGGAGGGCGGCCATGTGCCCTCCCTGCTCGAACTGATGGACCGTACGACGGTCAAGGCCGTGAACGACCTCGCCCGCATGGGCCTGCCGGAGACCACCGAGGCGCTGCTGCTCGCCGCGTTCGACACGCCCGACCCGGCCGCCGACCTCGCCGCCGTCGCCGCGCTGTGCGAGGCGGCCGGCGCCACCCAGGTCGTCCCCGCCGACGACGCCGCCGAGTCCGAACTGCTGCTCCAGGCCCGCCGGATGTCGCTGACCGCGCTGGAGGCGGTCAAGGGCACGACGATGATCGACGACGTGTGCGTGCCCCGCTCCCGGCTCGGCGAGATGCTCGACGGGGTCGAGCGGATCGCCGCGAAGTACGGGCTCACCATCGGCGTCTGCGCGCACGCCGGTGACGGCAACACCCACCCGACCGTCTGCTTCGACGCCCAGGACCCGGAGGAGTCGCGGCGCGCCCGCGAGTCCTTCGACGAGATCATGGCCCTCGGGCTGCGGCTGGGCGGCACCATCACCGGGGAGCACGGCGTGGGCGTCCTGAAGAAGGAGTGGCTGGCGCGCGAGATCGGGCCGGTCGGGGTGGAGATGCAGCGGGCCGTCAAACAGGTCTTCGACCCGCTGAACCTCCTCAACCCCGGCAAGCTGTTCTGA
- a CDS encoding S16 family serine protease: MLSRLTRPQALTVCALPVVALIATAVFAPLPFSVAQPGSTADVLGSFKGNQVITISGAPVRSTTGQLRMTTIEATGPDARISLSDVIDGWFATDRAVMPRDAVYPSGDTVRQIEQHNAAQMKESQDSATQAALKYLGRSGEKIDVKLDLANVGGPSAGLLLSLGIVDKLHGAGGGADLTGGRTIAGTGTITPDGTVGAVGGVGLKTQAARRDGATVFLVPRAECKDAGAELPAGLRLVPVTTLKGAITALTALREGKESAVPSC, encoded by the coding sequence GTGCTCTCTCGCCTCACACGTCCCCAGGCCCTCACCGTCTGCGCGTTGCCCGTCGTGGCCCTGATCGCCACGGCGGTCTTCGCGCCGCTGCCGTTCTCGGTGGCGCAGCCGGGGTCGACGGCGGACGTGCTCGGCAGTTTCAAGGGCAACCAGGTGATCACCATCTCCGGGGCACCCGTGCGGAGCACGACCGGACAGCTGCGGATGACGACGATCGAGGCGACCGGCCCGGACGCGCGCATCTCGCTGAGCGACGTGATCGACGGCTGGTTCGCGACCGACCGCGCGGTCATGCCGCGCGACGCGGTCTACCCGAGCGGCGACACCGTACGGCAGATCGAGCAGCACAACGCCGCGCAGATGAAGGAGTCGCAGGACTCGGCGACCCAGGCGGCGCTGAAGTACCTCGGCAGGTCCGGCGAGAAGATCGACGTCAAGCTCGATCTCGCCAACGTCGGCGGTCCCAGCGCGGGGCTGCTGCTCTCCCTGGGCATCGTCGACAAGCTGCACGGCGCCGGCGGCGGCGCCGATCTCACCGGCGGCCGGACGATCGCGGGCACCGGCACGATCACCCCCGACGGCACGGTGGGCGCGGTCGGCGGGGTCGGCCTCAAGACGCAGGCCGCGCGGCGGGACGGCGCCACGGTCTTCCTGGTGCCCAGGGCCGAGTGCAAGGACGCCGGGGCGGAACTGCCCGCGGGGCTGCGCCTGGTCCCGGTGACCACGCTGAAGGGCGCGATCACCGCCCTGACCGCCCTGCGCGAGGGCAAGGAGTCCGCCGTACCGAGCTGTTAG
- a CDS encoding RDD family protein has product MSAPTPAPGDDRPREGYYPDPSIPGYVRYWNGSSWVPGTSRPAPADGEPLSPPPGARPAASATPAVEETGPHFFDEDPPPAAARPEPAAAPWSGDPDPHTPWTAPAGPDPRVAHANSPAGEGDRGQGQGQGQVQGQVQGGGAAPAQDGGGSAGTFVFRRPTAADAPANAAAPAAPAGPGIPGPGGPVDDGTMTFRPVPRSAPPQAASGQPSVPAQGAHSPAPAQAQVQPQPQGPAQQQGPVRAQPPSPAQGHPQPHGPAQAAVPAPAHVPAPASPAPAPAAPVAPVAPLPHQAAAPPHAAAVPGSLPSPVAGGPGGGQASWAQQVHQLAGAGAGAGPGAAAEEQPVAPWKPPVEDVFQAAARRQAAARPAGLGKRLAARLVDTVLLAGVTAVAAVPLGTRAVDHVDAKIDAAKLTGRTVTVWLLDGTTAAYLGVVLAVLLLAGVLYEVLPTAKWGRTLGKKLCGLQVRDIEGHEPPSFGPALRRWLVYSVPGLLGVGIVGVLWCLFDRPWHQCWHDKAAHTFVAD; this is encoded by the coding sequence ATGAGCGCCCCAACCCCCGCACCAGGCGACGACAGGCCCCGCGAGGGGTACTACCCGGACCCGTCCATCCCCGGATACGTCCGGTACTGGAACGGTTCCTCCTGGGTGCCGGGCACCAGCCGTCCGGCCCCCGCCGACGGCGAGCCGCTCAGCCCGCCGCCCGGCGCGCGGCCCGCCGCGTCCGCGACCCCTGCGGTCGAGGAGACGGGCCCGCACTTCTTCGACGAGGACCCGCCCCCGGCGGCCGCCCGCCCGGAACCGGCGGCCGCGCCGTGGTCCGGCGACCCGGATCCGCACACCCCGTGGACCGCACCGGCCGGTCCCGACCCCCGGGTGGCCCACGCGAACTCCCCGGCGGGGGAGGGCGATCGGGGCCAGGGCCAGGGCCAGGGTCAGGTGCAGGGCCAGGTGCAGGGCGGTGGCGCCGCTCCGGCCCAGGACGGCGGCGGATCCGCCGGTACGTTCGTGTTCCGGCGGCCGACCGCCGCCGACGCCCCGGCCAACGCTGCCGCCCCCGCTGCTCCCGCCGGTCCCGGCATCCCCGGGCCGGGCGGTCCCGTGGACGACGGCACCATGACCTTCCGGCCCGTCCCGCGCTCCGCCCCGCCTCAGGCCGCGTCCGGGCAGCCCTCCGTGCCCGCCCAGGGCGCCCACAGCCCGGCCCCCGCACAGGCACAGGTCCAGCCGCAGCCGCAGGGTCCGGCCCAGCAGCAAGGCCCGGTGCGCGCCCAGCCCCCGAGCCCGGCACAGGGACACCCGCAGCCCCACGGCCCCGCCCAGGCAGCAGTGCCCGCCCCGGCGCACGTACCCGCTCCCGCGTCGCCCGCCCCCGCGCCGGCCGCGCCCGTCGCCCCCGTGGCGCCGCTGCCCCACCAGGCCGCAGCGCCCCCGCACGCCGCCGCGGTGCCCGGCTCCCTCCCCTCCCCGGTGGCCGGCGGCCCCGGCGGCGGCCAGGCGTCCTGGGCGCAGCAGGTGCACCAGCTCGCGGGAGCCGGGGCCGGAGCGGGCCCCGGCGCGGCGGCCGAGGAGCAGCCCGTGGCGCCCTGGAAGCCGCCGGTGGAGGACGTGTTCCAGGCCGCGGCGCGGCGGCAGGCGGCGGCCCGGCCGGCGGGCCTCGGCAAGCGGCTGGCCGCCCGCCTGGTCGACACCGTGCTGCTCGCGGGCGTCACCGCCGTGGCCGCCGTGCCGCTCGGCACCCGGGCCGTCGACCATGTCGACGCGAAGATCGACGCGGCCAAGCTCACCGGGCGCACGGTCACCGTCTGGCTGCTGGACGGCACGACGGCGGCGTACCTCGGTGTCGTCCTCGCCGTCCTGCTGCTCGCCGGGGTCCTCTACGAGGTGCTGCCCACCGCCAAGTGGGGCCGCACGCTCGGCAAGAAGCTCTGCGGACTCCAGGTGCGGGACATCGAGGGCCACGAGCCGCCGTCGTTCGGCCCGGCGCTGCGCCGCTGGCTGGTGTACAGCGTGCCCGGACTCCTGGGCGTGGGGATCGTGGGCGTCCTGTGGTGCCTGTTCGACCGGCCGTGGCACCAGTGCTGGCACGACAAGGCGGCGCACACCTTCGTGGCGGACTGA
- the hppD gene encoding 4-hydroxyphenylpyruvate dioxygenase — translation MTQTTQHTPDATARQADPFPVKGMDAVVFAVGNAKQAAHYYSTAFGMTLVAYSGPENGSRETASYVLESGSARFVFTSVIKPSTPWGHFLAQHVADHGDGVVDLAIEVPDARAAYTYAVEHGARSVTEPYELKDEHGTVVLAAIATYGETRHTLVERKGYDGPYLPGFTSAEPIVAPPAQRSFQAVDHCVGNVELGRMNEWVEFYNKVMGFTNMKEFVGDDIATEYSALMSKVVADGTLKVKFPINEPAIAKKKSQIDEYLEFYGGAGVQHIALNTNDIVHTVRQMRDAGVRFLDTPDSYYDTLGEWVGDTRVPIDTLRELKILADRDEDGYLLQIFTKPVQDRPTVFFEIIERHGSMGFGKGNFKALFEAIEREQERRGNL, via the coding sequence ATGACGCAGACCACACAGCACACTCCCGACGCGACCGCACGGCAGGCCGACCCCTTCCCGGTCAAGGGAATGGACGCGGTCGTCTTCGCCGTGGGCAACGCCAAGCAGGCGGCGCACTACTATTCCACCGCCTTCGGCATGACCCTGGTCGCCTACTCCGGACCGGAGAACGGCAGCCGCGAGACCGCGAGCTACGTCCTGGAGAGCGGCTCCGCCCGGTTCGTGTTCACCTCCGTGATCAAGCCCTCCACCCCCTGGGGCCACTTCCTCGCCCAGCACGTGGCCGACCACGGCGACGGCGTCGTCGACCTCGCCATCGAGGTCCCGGACGCGCGGGCCGCGTACACCTACGCCGTCGAGCACGGCGCGCGCTCGGTGACCGAGCCGTACGAGCTGAAGGACGAGCACGGCACGGTCGTCCTCGCCGCCATCGCCACCTACGGCGAGACCCGGCACACCCTGGTCGAGCGGAAGGGCTACGACGGCCCCTACCTGCCGGGCTTCACCTCCGCCGAGCCCATCGTGGCGCCGCCCGCCCAGCGCTCCTTCCAGGCGGTCGACCACTGCGTCGGCAACGTCGAACTCGGCCGGATGAACGAGTGGGTCGAGTTCTACAACAAGGTCATGGGCTTCACGAACATGAAGGAGTTCGTGGGCGACGACATCGCCACCGAGTACAGCGCGCTGATGTCGAAGGTGGTGGCCGACGGCACGCTCAAGGTCAAGTTCCCGATCAACGAGCCCGCCATCGCCAAGAAGAAGTCCCAGATCGACGAGTACCTGGAGTTCTACGGCGGCGCCGGCGTCCAGCACATCGCGCTGAACACCAACGACATCGTGCACACGGTCCGCCAGATGCGCGACGCCGGAGTCCGCTTCCTGGACACCCCGGACTCGTACTACGACACCCTCGGCGAGTGGGTCGGCGACACCCGGGTGCCCATCGACACCCTGCGCGAGCTGAAGATCCTCGCCGACCGCGACGAGGACGGCTACCTGCTCCAGATCTTCACCAAGCCGGTCCAGGACCGCCCGACGGTGTTCTTCGAGATCATCGAGCGGCACGGCTCCATGGGCTTCGGCAAGGGCAACTTCAAGGCCCTGTTCGAGGCGATCGAGCGCGAGCAGGAGCGCCGCGGCAACCTCTGA
- a CDS encoding ArsR/SmtB family transcription factor yields MAEPGLPESELPESALPPESELPEPELPEVRRLDARTLRGLAHPLRMQLLTALRQGGPATASQLAAGLGESSGATSYHLRQLAAHGFIEDAPEHGKGRERWWRAAHDGVSFDEQLLKDPDPAVRGAADLFLHGIANHHTQELATWLATRNDWGEGWSRASDMSDWTLRLTPDLARDLVEKMHALLNSYRALAPEENTPGSEQVRIHTHVLPTRTA; encoded by the coding sequence ATGGCCGAACCTGGACTGCCCGAATCCGAACTGCCCGAATCCGCACTGCCGCCCGAATCCGAACTGCCCGAGCCCGAACTGCCCGAGGTCCGCCGCCTCGACGCCCGGACGCTCCGCGGGCTGGCCCACCCCCTGCGGATGCAGCTGCTCACCGCGCTGCGCCAGGGCGGCCCCGCCACCGCCTCCCAACTCGCCGCGGGCCTGGGCGAGTCCAGCGGCGCCACCAGCTACCACCTGCGCCAGCTCGCCGCGCACGGCTTCATCGAGGACGCGCCCGAGCACGGCAAGGGCCGCGAGCGCTGGTGGCGGGCCGCGCACGACGGCGTGAGCTTCGACGAACAGCTCCTCAAGGACCCCGACCCGGCCGTGCGCGGTGCCGCCGACCTGTTCCTGCACGGGATCGCCAACCACCACACCCAGGAACTGGCGACCTGGCTCGCCACCAGGAACGACTGGGGCGAGGGCTGGAGCAGGGCCTCGGACATGAGCGACTGGACGCTGCGCCTGACGCCCGACCTCGCCCGCGACCTCGTCGAGAAGATGCACGCGCTCCTGAACAGCTACCGGGCCCTGGCCCCGGAGGAGAACACCCCGGGCAGCGAGCAGGTCCGCATCCACACGCACGTCCTCCCCACCCGTACGGCCTGA